One window of Mixophyes fleayi isolate aMixFle1 chromosome 3, aMixFle1.hap1, whole genome shotgun sequence genomic DNA carries:
- the LOC142142922 gene encoding uncharacterized protein LOC142142922 yields the protein MELEGAEEGEGDFEESGQGRKTKTGRNVRFSHDENCVLVHHIVPCYEVILGNLAARTPLRRRHQLWGRVCDAVNAVGPLKRTVAHCRKRFSDIKRMLKEKMAQERRSTRRTGGGPPLRMEYTSYEEELRQIMPREIVEGINVQDTDSPSFAQGVDSPGPQFSPSPRPTPPPSVRDSGTEEQAGPSSYQAPQAEYLQMSPEPDEQTIITLETVDVPVTGLQDVAPGPAEAPAHQQPAPQSMDPAREMALSIGAF from the exons atggagctggagggggcagaggagggagagggagactttgaggagtcaggacagggcaggaagactaagacagggaggaatgtccgtttctcacatgatgagaattgtgtgctggtgcaccacatagttccctgctatgaggtcattcTAGgtaacctggcagcccggactcctctaaggcggcgccaccaattgtgggggagagtttGCGATGCTGTTAACGCCGTGGGCCCACTAaagcggacagtggcgcactgccgcaagcgattttcggacattaagaggatgctgaaagaaaaaatggcccaggaaagaaggtccacaagacgcacgggtggtggtcCCCCTCTTCGCATggaatataccagctatgaggaggagctgcggcagataatgccccgtgaaattgtggagggaattaatgtgcaagacacagattcgccctcgtttgcccaaggagttg attcgccaggaccgcagttcagtcccagtccgagacctacacctccaccttcagtcagagattcgggcacagaagagcaagcag ggccctcttcataccaggcacctcaggcggagtacctgcaaatgtcccctgagccagatgagcaaaccataatcaccctggaaacagtggatgtcCCTGTGACTGGCctccaggatgttgcacctggccctgctgaagccccagcacaccagcaacctgcacctcaaagtatggacccagccagagaaatggcgctgtctattggcgctttctag